Below is a window of Schistocerca cancellata isolate TAMUIC-IGC-003103 chromosome 4, iqSchCanc2.1, whole genome shotgun sequence DNA.
cggcaaacagtctaatgccgctgtcgacatcatcaaccagatcgtttatgtaaatcgttaaaagcagcggacctattacgttgccttggggcacacctaatgttacgcttgtttctgttgaagtcttccCATTGAGGACGATATACTGCTCTTTATTTAACTGCAtgtgtcatcggatagaccataagcgcgcactttctggagcaagcgacagtgcggaactgagtcggacgcctttagaaagtcgaggaacatgacatcaacctgggagccggtatctagaacctgttgtatatcatgcacaaagagggccagccgtgtctcacatgaccgctgttttATAAAACCGTAttgatttctgcagatgagcttctcagtgtcTCGAaacgtcattatgtctgaacacaaaatatgttccatgattctacaacaaatcgatgtcagtaaaattagctggtaattatgtgcattgctacggtcgcagtttcgaatcctgcctcgggaatggatgtgtgtgatgtccttaggttcgttaggtttaattagttctaagttctaggcgactgatgacttcagaagttaagtcgcatagtgctcagagccattttttgtgtgcattcgattttctactctttttatagattgctataatctgggccttcttccagtcccgtggaacttaccgctgttccaatgatctctgacagacgatggaaaacaatggtgctatatttgtagcatagccaACATGAAATCTTACGggtataccgtctgggccagatgccttcgtggcagctaaggatcttaactgttttacgatcccagatacactaaacactatgtcagccatccttgccttttttcgataattgaaagggggaatggtgcagcagtcctctaccgtaaacgagttattgaaagctaggtttagaatgtcggccttctgtttatcatcatccgttgcaTAACCCGTACTgttagcaagagaaggtattgaattatttgtagcgttcatagattttacgtacgaccaaaaatttttggggttatttttagaatctgcatatAAACTAtctctttcaaattcgttaaaggaATCTCTCATtggccttttgacagctgctttcatttcgcataatttctgtttgtcagcgcgACAgggactacgtttaaaacgactgtgcaaaattctctgctgtaTTAGCAACTTCatgatgtttcttgaaccaaggtggatcctaactctcccctatatttttgctaggcacaaatTTCTCTACCACAttatggacaatacctttaaattccgaccaaagatgctcaatatctttgtcgcCCGCGGTGAATGCTTTGATCTGActctgaagatattcattaatgacacttttatttgctttcccaagtaAGAAAACTctacgcgttttttttttttttttttttttttttttttttttttttttttttttttttttttttttttttgcaacgtcaACTGAcacagaagccacaacgacattttgTTGCCAAGGTATctgatatgttcccatctcgattTGGTTTTCTaatcaattgctcaaggttgtatgttgagagcgctcctagaataacttcacacgagtctttgattctgccctctgtgataaacgtgtaagtttcccagtcaatggacgccagcttaaagtctccacctataactaatggataatttgcatATTTATTTCCGATGTACTCAAGacgttccctgaaacgttctgcgacgtttattGCGGatactggtggtctataaaaacatcctaaagcAATGGTCACTCCCTGTCTGATTGATAGctgtatccagactatttcacagtccgacccagtatcgatctcaaccgcgtttaaacagcttttaactgcaataaacacaccacctcccatagcatcagtcctttCATCCTAAagattgtccaatccgagttcaaaattccACTagtatttatgtctggtttcaatcaTCTTTCGGTacataatacaatattggcattaccactatttcggagagtaactcttaGATCTTgctaactaacaatttttacagttgacacacccacatcagtgacatgaacaggtaatttttcaggccatctgtttgtttcccgtggggaggaacctaatctaaaaaagaaCCATGTGTACGCCACATGTACTGTGCTATCcatgtagctgctaccagtgtgTAGGGCACCACTGATCTATCGAGGGGCTTAATACAActttccaccccatagcgtaggtcgaggaatctacaaccattttcgtcaaagagtcgacgtagcctctggtttagattctccactcgactacaaaccagaggaccacagtccaccctgggtacgatgctgcaaatcgtcatctttgcttccactcctcgagagatggaggccgccttcgccaatttggccagccgtcgaaaggacccaaggatttcccaGGAACCCCGACGACTGGCATCGTTGGTGCCCACACGTGCAACAGTCTGCTGCTGGCTGCACCCttcacgctcgatagccgccggaagggcctcttccacatcccagacAAGGCCCATCTTGAAGTATTAGTTTCTAAAAGGGAAAGCCCGACTCTGGAGGCCGCATTGATATTGACAAAAGTGATTAGAGAAACAGTGTAGCTGCTAAAAAATTTGGAAGGTCAGCCCACAGTTCTGTTAAGTTGTTGGTGCTTCAGTCTGCAGTCAGGAGGAACCGTCTGAGACGTATCACCCCGAAGTATTTGAAATAATCATGGAGTTAAACTGAGAGATGGGAATGATGATTTTAGAGTTGCAACAAGCACGGCCTTCTTAAGAAGTCCTCAAAGGTTACGGATAAAATTActgggaaatttttgaaaaattcccTCTATCATCCATACTGGGGTGTTAGAATCCCCTTCACGGTTCACAGGAGCATCAGGGACGAGGTTTGGTGTGACGTTAACCCTATGGCACACAATAAAAGAAGGAAAACTGTTGCCAGTAGCATTTACAGCCACTGCCACTGTTTCGAGATCCCTTGTTGGGGGAATATGATGCCACACTTTGGTGGAATCCCATTGATCCAGCCATCCTTTTCAGCTTGTGGACTGATGTCACGCCAGTCTCGTCAACATTCCTAGTCATAAGGAGCATGACTGTCGTCAGATTTTTGAAAGATCCCTAACGGCTGTCATGTTAAAACTCTTAGCACTCGGCAGACAAGTAGACTGAGGTAAGTAAAATAATCGCATGGCTGGGTGACATCATCTTGGAGTTGTTCGGCCACCTTGTATAGCTCTTCCGATGTGATACCACGTCAGTGACTTGCGTGTCATTTAAAGATGATGTATAAAGAGTAGGACAGCGCGAGTACTCAGTCCCCAGGCGAAGAAAATCGCTGTATCAGCCGGGAAACGCACTAGAGACTCTGTGGTCAAGAAATAGCGCCACTAACCACTACACCGCGAGCTGTGGGCTAGGGTAACAGTTTCTGATCGATATAGACTTCTTTCCGTTCATGGAAGATAAAGTCCAAATCACACCGATGTTTCAGGTTCATCCTGAGGTAGTTGCATATTTCGGCTGCTCACAAAGGAGTACTTGTAAGCAAGTCATCTAAATTCTTTTCGAGTCGACTCAAAGTAAATGTCCGAAGATTTCTCTATTGTTCAGTTAGAAGATTTTCCTGCTCGGATCTGAATATCTACAGGCATAAGAACACAAAGAGTTAATAATAGGTctaccggccgctgtggaagagcggttctaggggcttcagtccggagccgcgctgctgctacgtcgtaggttcgaatcctgcctcgtgcatggatgtgtgtgatgtccttaggttagttaggtttaagtagttctatgtctaaaggactgatgacctcagatgttaagtgtcatagtgtttagagccatttgaaccattttttgaataacagGTCTTTTTATAAGTTTTGATGAGTTGTTAGTATGTACTGAACTGGTAAGGTGATTGTGATTTAATAAAATATATATCGTAAATTTCGTCTTACCATAGCCAAACTGAGACCAAAGACGCCCAGAAACGTCGACACGTCGTGGTAACACTCGGTCCAGTCCAGAAGAAACCGCACATGTTTGGTTCCACTTCCAAGGTCTCTGCAGATTCAGAGTCTACCACTTAACGTCAAATATACTACAAAATAACATCTATTCAGACTGGTTTGTCTTTCAACAAGACATTCGACACTGAAGATAAACTCAAATAATAATCTCATATTAAATCATCTATCCATTGATTAAGTTTTTTATACGTTGGGCATTTTTTTACGATTACCTCCTGATAGTTACATTAATAAAGAGTCTTATACTACAGTAATAACAAAGCAGATTGAACAAGGAAAAAACCAGTTCTACGTGTAAACTTTAACCTCCACTGAAGATCGTGAATCCAGCGTCAAATTCTTTACGTTTTAAAAGTAATCCTAGGTCTTGATGCTGGATGGACTCTTAACAGTCATATTTGTCACAAGAGATAGCACGAATCTTGTAATTAAAAATCAACTGCTGCTGGAACTCTTCTCTAAGATTACCTTGTTAATTCTTTCGTCTGCAGCCACTTCCcccaatttttcttttgcaatCGGAAATATTTGTTTCACCTGAAAATAATATTGCCctttaaaatataaataagcaATATTAAATCATGAGGGTTAATTATACACAGACATGGTACAAGCTTAATCAGTATGTGAATTAGCTTTGCACCCTTTGTGAAAAGTTGGTTCCTTAACCAATTTATTGTTTTAACTTAACCCCCCAAGCTTTATTCACGAAGTGATAAGTAATCCAAAGCTTTAAACTGCCACAGAGCAATGATCTAGTCCGATTAGCCACAATAATTTACGAATAGCAAAAAGTACTATTTCTATTAATGCTACCATATTCGTGTAGAATGTTACttacatgaagaaaaaataaagaaacagagaATTTCGTCCACCTCACTAACCACTCGTTCGGCAGGTTTGAGACTTGTCTTAACACGTGGCAGTTGAAAGATGAGAGTTGTTATACATTCCTATCTGCCAAACTTACCTCAGTCAACTCTGTTCCAAAACTGAAGCTATGAGAGCTGATGGTGAGTCATGACAGCATAGTTCAACTGATAAGAGCATTCCAACCGAATGGCACGTGTGTAGGTTCAGTTCTAAGTCCGGCACAGTTATTATCTATTAGCGAATTTCTGAAAAACGCACACACCCCAGCAGAGTGAAACAGACATGTACAAAACCCGGTTGCATTACAGCTAAACGTTTTCTGGGTGTCCTGAAGAAAATCGCTCCTTCATACAATGAATATTTATGGAGAATGTTAATGGAACCTTATGCACAATTGTTTTGATTGGTATTTAGATATAATGGCAGCATAAGAAGTGTCAGGATGAGCAACGCCTCACCTATTCCCATACTAAGGAAATTTTCATCTACCGTAGTCATTCAACATATATTCGTTGAAATATAGACTTCTGTATCCATTTAGTGCCTGACACTTAACCCCGATTATATTTAATAATATCTTTTCACTTAGCCGAATAGTAACAGCGGGCTCAAAACGCGCCTGGCATTTTCAGCGGCCTATGTGAACTCACAGTCTCTGGAACTGGCAGGGATAGACAGCAACTGTGTTTCATCTGAAAGTGGCAGGCGTATTGATTCAAGATCTAGATgcacaaaagtggctctgagcactatgggacttaacatctgagatcatcagttccctagaacttagaactacttaaacctaactaacctaaggacatcacacacatccatgcccgaggcaggattcgaacctgcgaccgtagcagtcgctcggttccggactgaagcacctagatccgctcggccacagcggccggcaatctagCTGGAAACCACTAGCGAGGGTgaacgaatcttttttttttttgtggtaacttAAGGAattaggaaaggagataaggaatttTTATTGTCTGTAATACAACATTCAGTCACCAGTAATCCTTATTTTACAATTGTTGCCTTctttggcccatataaacagaTACTCGTCAGCATTCAGCTTAttctttcttcttgtagacaaAGAAAAGGGCTTGTCGGGAACCAATGTACCATAGAAAACCTTAGCTAGTAGGCTGCTTATTGAATTGGTCAGCAAGGTCAGTGTCTATTGCCTTCATAGACTTGTACACAGGAACACTGCGCCGCAAACGGCGACGATAACCACGTCGTACAGGCATTTCAGTggtacgttaacacaagtgaacgttgCCAGCCAACACCCAGGGACACCCAAGAGCAAAGCATCCGCACGCGTCGACAGCCGCAGAGCTGCGGAACAGAGAACTCCATGCGGGTCTGATGCAAACGTTTTGGCTTGGAAGACGTGGAGTATAGCGGAGAGTACAGACCTTCTAGCTGAGGTTCCCTATGGTACATTGGTTTCAGACAAGCCCTTTACTTTGtctagaagaagaaagaagaaactgaATGCTGATGAGTATTTGTTTACATGGGCCAAAGTAGGCAATACTAAATGCTGGCCAATTCAATAAGCAGCGCCTTATTTTATTGATACttatcaatatacagggttattacaaatgattgaagcgatttcacagttctacaataactttattatttgagatattttcacaatgctttgcacacacatacaaaaactcaaaaagtttttttaggcattcacaaatgttcgatatgtgcccctttaatgattcggcagacatcaagccgataatcaagttcctcccacactcggcgcagcatgtccccatcaatgagttcgaaagcatcgttgatgcgagctcgcagttctggcacgtttcttggtagaggaggtttaaacactgaatctttcacataaccctacagaaagaaaaagcatggggtgaagtcgggagagcgtggagaccataacatgaatttctgatcatgatctccaccacgaccgatccatcggatttccaatctcctgtttaactctttgatgcacagattttatgtttaattaattttttaataaaacatgcattttctatgtctggtggggttgctaataaaggaaaacatgaattaaaattttttattgtattgattttggttttagatggtggtatatataatataccaccatgccacttagggccgtacctaaagtttttgagatatcttggtttgtgcttgtaactcacctttaaattctactctaagcagtaataattagtataattaatgtaaaataattttatttctggcaattggtcatttacaatacaaaatcaaattacaaaccttacaaataaaatatgtttcttattcctttttgtgaaaatcttgaaagcacctttttgttttgctaaggcacaaaggcactttgcattcagcgcacatccagaaagtgcgcacttgcttcttttttgtactgcatttcgcacaacgtctggcggtagtacgctctggctggtgggatgaattgtcgagacgctggcgtgaggaaacatatggcttgtttttctttacgtggacttgactctcatgaagtctagatggcctcaatggtgttttctgggttactaagctttgcaggatactcatcctgaagactttggcagtcattttttctctatcgcctagttccttccaaattatatagctgttgacgatactgacatcaagcaggtgaaagaatattcggtgccaccactttttacttctccggcttatttcatatgattttttcagttggtcgaacttgtcgacattgttcatgtgtgcattgtaatccatcactgcttgaggacaaggtagctctatgcgtgaaccatctctttcacggcgagtcactgtagtaacttcaggactgtgaaaatttgaaaggagatgaacagctctcttatctttccacttcaagtagaggatgccacagttgctgaccctccagtcaaattcacctctgcttaattctttgtctgtttttaatttgggtaaatgtttccttgttggttgaactgtcccacaggcatatatgtttctctgctgtaaaccagccaacaagttatagctattgaaatagttgtcgaaataaagataatggcctttatttacgagttcagaggacaaactcagcactacatgctccccaaggcctgtttgcactgtgtcacctacttttccggtgtaaatatcaaatttcaagttgtaagaggtcttgtcacacagcatccacactttgtaaccacgctttatgggtttatctctcatgtattgtttcatactgttgcggcctttgaatttgatcattgactcatcaattgctaggtgtttgctgggttggtaacacttggaaaaagattcagatagtatcttgatcactggtcgcagcttgtacagtttgtcataacctgggtgtcctttttctggatgcaatgtgttatcattcagatgaatgttcctcagtaaccatccaaaccgatttactgccatcagagatgcaatataacgatcatgaagttctggggcactagaccagtagtctctgtatgctggcatacgctttatacccatcaaaatgttgattcccaggaaagttcgtatttcattgtcagttgttggagtgaaagacttgccagattgcgtcgcatataaatttgtttggaaaacgattagctcaactagctcttttggaaatattttttcgaatatatcgataggttctggatcatcaatgtccctaataaaagcacttggtcctgattcactgtcgaactgcattcctgaggtagcattgaattgttgtccccaagttggcgctgtgtcagcagcgcgttttggcggagtggactcactttcttcctcgctctctgaaacttcgccttcagacgacacaatagcctccgcaacaatgcttgcttcataatcagattcgtcatctgtggtgtcaacagtggaatcctcgtctgatggaatttcacacaataatcgttcgatttcttcatctcgtaagcctcttcttgacattttcattttcaaacaacagcctgaatccaagtaaagaatacgtaagcaaaacaaaatggagaaagagctaaaataagtcacaacacaattaaaaactaaactttgtagcggaggatttcgaattttatactaggaaacgaaatgcaatagaatactgctacatgcacggtggtacaaataatataccaccaaaataaattgtatataaataacggaagattgtgcatatgaatgtatacatgggttcataccgtagctgtgacgtccaagatatggaaaaaacacaggcgcaacaagaaattcgttataaaccactattcacacgcaaaaaccatgcacaactcagcacgcagctttcacagttgtaatctatgcaattcttggcgggaactgattccttataggcagtgagtgccatctgtctgataagtagagaactaggtgagcatattagagtggtggtcgtgcagttaaaccactgtgcaaagagccaagaaaattttcaaaaggtggtatactatgtataccaccgtgctccaaagagttaagaaatgccgaacatcatgatagaagtgtggtggagcaccatcctgtggtacgtttagctccctgcttgctttattcgtcgacttccgcgggctacgcgtgaaacttggccgcacgcgttcaaccgtttcttcgctcactgcaggccgacccattgatttccccttacagaggcatccagaagctttaaactgcgcatatcatcgcggaatggtgttagcagttggtggatctttcttgtacttcgtcctgaagtgtcgttgcactgttatgactgactgatgtgagtgcatttcaagcacgtcatacgcttcctcgtctcctgtcgccattttgtctcactgcgctctcgagcgctctggcggcagaaacctgaagtgcggcttcagccgaacaaaactttatgagtttttctatgtatctgtagtgtgtcgtgaccatatgtcaatgaatggagctacagtgaatttatgaaatctcttcaatcatttgtaatagccctgtacatacacgATCAATCAATAtatatacgaaggttggaacttaaatagtggcaactatttattcacaaccgatacaaaagagttacatgtttgcacctgttgctgtccttcaaagtagtcaccagagttgtgtagaacccgttgccagcgacgtggaaggcgtagtacccccgttagcagagccagttctgttgatggtgcgaatggagtggcctactgcctgtcgaatctctggaacagttctgaagcgaatgccacgatgtggttccttcatctgcggaatcaaatcaaagtcacaaggtcttaagtcaggggagtatggtggatggtacagtactttccagtcccatcggCCGAAGAGAACAGCCACAGCTTACGctgtaaaacgtcccctttgaacaattttacatgtgaaacgtccacttagaacaattacacaagcctgtgcttaacctgacacacaatattatttagcgcaacgcaatctgactttcaataacccctacaaaacaatggccctgactaactttaacctataccttttaccaatcacttacctcacaaaaatcttcgctattcaagctactgcaaaacagcgagcgccactactgccagctaaataaaagattcaaactactgaaggtactaactactgatagggatagttagcaaatgaaagatattaatagagaacaaacactgtatttaccttaatattcataatt
It encodes the following:
- the LOC126184419 gene encoding piggyBac transposable element-derived protein 4-like, with the translated sequence MSRRGLRDEEIERLLCEIPSDEDSTVDTTDDESDYEASIVAEAIVSSEGEVSESEEESESTPPKRAADTAPTWGQQFNATSGMQFDSESGPSAFIRDIDDPEPIDIFEKIFPKELVELIVFQTNLYATQSGKSFTPTTDNEIRTFLGINILMGIKRMPAYRDYWSSAPELHDRYIASLMAVNRFGWLLRNIHLNDNTLHPEKGHPGYDKLYKLRPVIKILSESFSKCYQPSKHLAIDESMIKFKGRNSMKQYMRDKPIKRGYKVWMLCDKTSYNLKFDIYTGKVGDTVQTGLGEHVVLSLSSELVNKGHYLYFDNYFNSYNLLAGLQQRNIYACGTVQPTRKHLPKLKTDKELSRGEFDWRVSNCGILYLKWKDKRAVHLLSNFHSPEVTTVTRRERDGSRIELPCPQAVMDYNAHMNNVDKFDQLKKSYEISRRIDDHDDDDDDGDGGDDEGYTCLEAGEIA